The sequence below is a genomic window from Streptomyces sudanensis.
TACCTCCACTACCGGATCGTCGACGTCTCCTCCGTCAAGGAGCTGGCGCGCCGCTGGTACCCGAGGGCGTACTACAACAGCCCGGAGAAGAACGGCAGCCACCGGGCGCTCTCCGACATCCGCGAGTCCATCGCGGAGCTGCGGTACTACCGCGAGGCGATCTTCGTCCCGCAGCCCGGCCCCGACTCGGACACGGCGAAGGCCATCGCGGCCCGCCACGTCCTGCCCGCCGAGCCCGCCGGATAGGCGGCGCCGGACGGCGCCGGGCCCCGGCGGACGGCCCCCGCGGAAACGGGTGCGCGAGCACCCTCCCGGACCCTGTACACTTTTTCTCGGCCGGTCGGAGAGCGACCGGTCGCGGTGGGTGTAGCTCAGCTGGTAGAGCACCTGGTTGTGGTCCAGGATGCCGCGGGTTCGAGTCCCGTCACTCACCCTGATAGATCAGCCCCTGACCTGCGGAAACAGGCCAGGGGCTGATCTCGTATGCGTTCGTGGCCACACCGTGGCCACGCATGTCGAGCCAGCGGCCATATCGTCCTGCCGCGGCGAGCATCAGGAAGCGCCGAAAGAAGGGCGGGGCGGTGACCTACCGGGCCCGCCGGCTCGAAGGCGGACGCGGCGCCTCGTGGCTCTGGCCGGCTCTTTCTCGTTCCCCGACGCCAGGGGGCGAGGAANNNGGGGNGGCGNTCCGGGCGGGCNCCCCCGCCCCGCTCGCCGGCTCCGGGCAGGGCGGGGAACACTCCTCGCCCGGGAACGGGAAGGGCTCCGCCGGCCCTCCCCCCGGCCCCGGCGTGACGGGGCCTCAGCCGAACCACTCCAGCCACTGGCCGTGCGGGCCGCCGAAGGCCACCGGCCGCTCGTCCAGGGCCAGGGCGAACACCGCGCGGTCCGCGGACACGGCGCGGGGGAGCCTCGCCTCCACGGACGGCAGGAGGCCGGGCGACTCGTTCGAAACCCAGTGCCCGGGCAGGCTCCGCACCGTGTCGGCGAAGGCGTCCCGCTCCCCGGCGGACAGGTAGGGCAGCACCGCGCTGTGGAAGACCACCGGCGTGGCGTCCCGGGGGGCCCGCCCGACCAGCTCCCGCACCTTCTCGTTGAGGTCGCCGCGCACCAGGTGTGGGGGCTCGGCCCGTACGACGCGGACGGCGGCGCGCAGCCGGTCGAGCCGGTGGGTCTGCTCCGGCCAGATCAGGCACTCCAGCCAGCGGACCTGCTCGGCGTCGCGGACGTCGAGCGGGTTCAGGTCGACGCCGGCCCGCCAGACGACGGAGGGCGGGCGTTCGGGCAGCGGCATGGGCCCGCTCGTGCGGCAGGGCAGGCAGACGGGGCTGTCGTCCGGGCCGAGCGGAGGGCGCCCGTCGTACCGGTAGCGGTACCGGTCCGGATACAGGCACAGACCGGCCGAGGCGCCCACCTCGATCAGGGCGAGGGGCTGGGGCAGGGACGCCAGGAGCGGGAGCAGGGCGGCGCACCGGCCGGCTTCGTTCGTCTGCGTACGGTGCCGCAGCACGGTCGCGCGCACGCGGTCCCAGTGGGCCAGGAGCCACGCTCGAAAGGCCGGGTAGTCCCCGACGGGGCCGCCCAGGAACCGCACGGACGCCAGCAGCAGGTTCGGCTGCCGCTTGGCCTCGGGCAGTTCCTCGATCATGGCGATCAGCTCCGGGTCGCCGGCGATCCGCTCCGCCGTCTCCTCGTAGATCGCGGAGTGCCCGCGGACCTCCCTCACCACGAAGCGCCTGTACCGTTCTGCGACGTCCACGGTCCGCCCTCCCTCGGACCGATCCTGGCAGGCGCGGGCCCCCGCGGGGAGGGGCCGGCCCCACAATGTCCCGAATCCGCGGTCCGCCGGGGGGCGTTCGCCCCGGCACCGTCCACCGCGCCCGGAACCGTTCGTCGTCGGACGACGGCCCGGGGGAACAGGTGCCGCCGGAACGGCTTGATCCGGAAACGGCGTGGGGGACCCACGAAGGCGAGCCACCCACCCGGCCCTCGGAGCGCCGACTTCCCCTCGGCAGCCCGTCCGCGAACTCTCGCGCAGGCCCTCGAGGCTTCCCGCCGAGGTGGGAGAAGGAATTCTCGTGGAACTCGTGAGGCTGTCCCGCGCACCCACGCGCGGACCCAGGTCTTGCCGACGGCACGGGGAGCACCAGGGGCGCGGCCCGCTCACCGATCCGCTCCGGTGCAACCATCGCCTCGCACCGGCGGGTGTCTCGCTGTCTTCGTTCTTCCGGGAGACCTCGACCGGGGTGCCCTCGGGCGCGACCACCTGTCCGACAGCGGACAGCCCTTCCAGGAGGAGGGCGACATCGGACGGTTTCCTCGACTGTCCGACCCGTGACCCATGCTCACGCCTCTTCCCTTCGGTCGGTCGTCAGATCCGGCTGTTCGGGGGGAGCGGGTTCGGCTGGACGGGCGGGTGGAGCGGCGTTGCTTCGAGGGAATGCTGGTGCTCCTTCGCAAAGCCGGACCAGAACACGGAGGTGAGCAGCAGGAGAGCGCCGATGACGGCGTACACGGCGGTTCCGCCGAATCGGTCGAACAGGAAGCCGGCCGCCAGGATCGCCGCGGCGCTGACGATGCGGACGACCGCGTCGAGGAGACCGTGCCAGGTGCCCAAGATCGCCGAGGGGGCCCGTAGTTGGACCACGAGGCCGGCCGACCTGAGGTAGACGGTGAACCCGAGGCCGAACAGGATCAGCCCGATCCCGAGAATCCACTGGTTGCCGCCGAGGAACGCGGCGGTGAGTGCTCCCGCGCCGGCGAGGGCAGGGGCCCAGCGCAAGCTGCCGGCGATGCCCTCGGGCCCGGCCTTGGCCACGACGAGGCCGCCGACGATCGCGCCGAAGGTGGAGAAGGCGAGGAAGGTACCGGCCCGCGCGGCGGACATGTCGAGCGTCTCGCGCATGAGTGGGAGCAAGGAGAGGATCACCGTGGAGAGTGCGAGGACGGTCACACCGTTCAGCACGGTGAACCATCGCCACGCTGGGCTGGCCATGATCGTCCTGGCCACGGCGCGCCGGTTCGGAAGGGGGACCGAGGGTCGGTCCGGCTCGGCAGAGGCCCTGGAGTCGCCGGGTTCCTCACCGCCGGACCCACTGAGTGCGTCCTGCTGAACGGGCCTCGGCCGCTTGGCCACGACGGTGACGAGGACGGCGAAGACGGCCAGCGCGAGAATATGCAGGCCCGCGGCGACGAGCAGGGCTCTCGAACCGGGGTACAGCACGATCACGAGGCCGGCCACGACAGGTGAGAGGAGTTCGGCGGCCGAGCGGACGGTTCCAGCGACACCTTGTACCCGCACAAGGGTCGTGGGGTCGAGGATGCGCGGCAGGAGCACGAACAGGGCCATCTCCCCGACGTGGTGAACCAGGTCCACCACGGCTGCCGCGGCGACGATCGCCCACAGGTGGGACGAGAGGAACGTCGATCCCAGGCCGATGAGGACGAAGACGCCGATCTTGAGCAGGTAGGAGACGACCAGGACCGTTCTGGGGTTTCCCCGGTCCAGGAGAGGGCCGGCCGCAATGGACGCGACCACCTCCACTCCGTAGCCCACGCAGTACACGAGGCCGACCGTGCTCACGAGACCCGACAGGTCGAGTGCGAGGTTGGCGAAGGCGATGTCGTAGATGCCCTCGCTCATCGCGCGCGCGATGACCAGGGCGGTGAAGACTGTGAGCAGCAGGGCCAACCATCGAGGCGCCGCGGGAGGTGAGGTGCGGCCGTTCATCGTCTCCGGCTTCGTCGTCACTGGTAGGCCAACTCCCTGACGACATCGTGCGAGAGAACGGCGCCAGGAGCGTCGAACGTGGGGAGCTCGTGGCCCGCCGGGACGGGAACGAACAGCTCTGGCAACCGCCCGGTCGCATCATGGACCTCGTACTCGACCCGGTAGTGGAGCACCCCGTTGCCACGAGCCCGCATCAGCACACCCGGCTCGATGGTCACCACTGCCCGTGGATCGGCTGGGAATGGCAGGATCTGGCCGGCTCCGAAGGTCGGGGAGTCCGCTCGTCTGTCGATGAGTTCCAGCTCGACGTCAGGATTGTCGTACAGCAGGGGGGACAACTTCAGCGTGAGGTGGGGATGGGCGCTGTAGTGCCGCGGCCAGTCTGTGGGAAGTGCGTACGTCATGGTGTCGGCGAGGCCGTTGTCGACGTTGGAGCCGATGCCGTACGAGTCGTCGCGGATGGCCTGGTACGAGCCGACGGCCGTGGATACCGTCGCGAGCCGGGACCGGGGCAGATCGGGCTGCTGGTGCGCGAGGTCCCGGTCGATGAAGTAGCGGTGCAGTTCACCGTCGATCTCGGTGGTGGCGACGACGCCTTGTTCCGTCGCACCGCCGAGCCAGCTGCGGGACACCGCCTTGGAGACCAGGAACTGTGCGGGTGTGGGCAGTTCGACCGTATTGGCGATGACCCGGGGCCGTGACTCCTTCATGACGTCGACGGAGTAGGTGGCGTTGTCGTCCAAGGGCGTCCACGCTGTGGAGGGATCGCGCGGGGCGTGGAGGGAGTAGTCGTTGCGCGTGGTCACGTCGCCGAGGTTCTCGAACCAGTGCGCGTAGCCAGGAGGAATGCCCAGCACGCAGGACCCGTCGGCCGGCACGGCGACGACGAGCTTGCGGTCGTACTCCGGAGAGTCCGCCCGGCAGTCGTACATGTGCACGGTGACGGGTTCCGCGCCCGTCTGCCCGTAGAAGGAGAGCCGGTCGTACTGGCCGAGGTGAACGGCGTATTCCTGGTAGGCGAAGTGCGGGCTGTGGATCATGTAGTGGTAGGGCCGGTCGTTTCGGGAGGACCGGATGCGCCGCGCTCCCGGGAGGCCTGAGGCCATGCCCGTCGTACGGGTTCTCGTCATGATCAGGTTCGGCTTGGGGAGAGCGGTCATGCCGGGTCTTCCTTTCTGGACGCTTGGGGGCGGGTGCACCGGCGAACCGGCGCACCCGCCCCTCACACGGCGCGTGTCAGAGGGTGGTGACGACGACGCCCTCGGGCAGCACGGCCTTGAACTCGTCGATGTTGTCGAAGGTGCGCGAGGTGATCTGCTCCTCCGTGTCGGCGTCGATCATCGCCATGGCAATCTTGCCGAGAATGCTGCGGAAGTACTCCGGCGTCTCGAAGTAGGGCTCCAGCGCGGAGCTGAGGCTTTCCAGCGCGGCACGGCCGGCGGGGTCCGTGACGTCTCCGGCCATGGCGGCGAGGGTGGCTATAGCTCCACCCTGACCACAGGGCCGGTGGCTCAGGGAGGAGGAGCGGT
It includes:
- a CDS encoding DUF2332 domain-containing protein → MDVAERYRRFVVREVRGHSAIYEETAERIAGDPELIAMIEELPEAKRQPNLLLASVRFLGGPVGDYPAFRAWLLAHWDRVRATVLRHRTQTNEAGRCAALLPLLASLPQPLALIEVGASAGLCLYPDRYRYRYDGRPPLGPDDSPVCLPCRTSGPMPLPERPPSVVWRAGVDLNPLDVRDAEQVRWLECLIWPEQTHRLDRLRAAVRVVRAEPPHLVRGDLNEKVRELVGRAPRDATPVVFHSAVLPYLSAGERDAFADTVRSLPGHWVSNESPGLLPSVEARLPRAVSADRAVFALALDERPVAFGGPHGQWLEWFG
- a CDS encoding MFS transporter gives rise to the protein MTTKPETMNGRTSPPAAPRWLALLLTVFTALVIARAMSEGIYDIAFANLALDLSGLVSTVGLVYCVGYGVEVVASIAAGPLLDRGNPRTVLVVSYLLKIGVFVLIGLGSTFLSSHLWAIVAAAAVVDLVHHVGEMALFVLLPRILDPTTLVRVQGVAGTVRSAAELLSPVVAGLVIVLYPGSRALLVAAGLHILALAVFAVLVTVVAKRPRPVQQDALSGSGGEEPGDSRASAEPDRPSVPLPNRRAVARTIMASPAWRWFTVLNGVTVLALSTVILSLLPLMRETLDMSAARAGTFLAFSTFGAIVGGLVVAKAGPEGIAGSLRWAPALAGAGALTAAFLGGNQWILGIGLILFGLGFTVYLRSAGLVVQLRAPSAILGTWHGLLDAVVRIVSAAAILAAGFLFDRFGGTAVYAVIGALLLLTSVFWSGFAKEHQHSLEATPLHPPVQPNPLPPNSRI